GATGCTGATCGCGGTGCTCTTCCCGGTGGTGATCCTGGCGTCCTGGCACGACGTGGACCAGAGCCGGCGTTCCGCGCCGACCTACTTCGCCCTGCTGCTGGCCTTCGAGTTCACCATGATCGGGGTGTTCGCCGCGGCGGACGTCTTCCTGTTCTACGTGTTCTTCGAGATCATGCTGATCCCGATGTACTTCATCATCGGTTCCTTCGGCTCCGGCCAGAAGCAGTACGCAGCCGTGAAGTTCTTCCTCTACAGCCTGGTCGGCGGCCTCTTCATGCTGGCCGCGGTGATCGGGCTGTGGGTGGTCGGCGGGCACACCTTCGACTTCGCCGCGCTGGTCGAGGCGGGCAAGTCGATCGACCAGAACACCGCGCGGTGGCTGTTCCTCGGCTTCTTCGTGGCGTTCGCCATCAAGGCGCCGTTCTTCCCGTTCCACACCTGGCTGCCGGACTCCGGTGGCGCGGCTCCGGCCGGCGCCGCCGCGCTGCTGGTCGGCGTGATGGACAAGGTCGGCACGTTCGGCATCATCCGGTACTGCCTCCCGCTGTTCCCCGAGGCGTCGCGCTGGTTCGCCCCGGCCGCCCTGGTCCTCGCGGTCATCGGGATCATCTACGCGGCCCTGCTGGCGGTCGGGCAGAACGACCTGAAGCGCCTGGTGTCGTACACGTCGATCGCGCACTTCGGCTTCATCGGCATCGGCATCTTCGCCTTCACCACGCAGGGCGGCACCGGCTCGGTGCTCTACATGGTCAACCACGGCCTGGCCACCGGCCTGCTGTTCATCGTGGTCGGCATGTTCGTGGCCCGGCGCGGGTCGGCGCTGGTCAGCGACTTCGGCGGGGCCGGCAAGCTGGTCCCGGTGCTGGCCGGGGTGTTCTTCTTCGCCGGGCTGGCCTCGCTGGCGCTGCCCGGTACCGCGCCGTTCGTCAGTGAGTTCCTGGTGCTGATCGGCACGTTCAGCACGCACCAGCCGTACGCGGTGATCGCCACCGCGGGCATCATCCTGGCCGCCGCGTACGTGCTCTGGATGATCCAGCGGACCACGCAGGGCACCCTCAACCCGGCCCTGGACGAGGTGCCGGCCATGAAGCAGGACCTGAGCCTGCGGGAGAAGTTCGTGGTCGCCCCGCTGATCGTGCTCCTGCTGGTGCTCGGCTTCTATCCGAAACCGGTCACCGACGTGATCAACCCGGCGGTGCAGGCGACCCTGCAGGACGTCGGTAAGCAGGACCCGGCCCCGACGGTCGCGGATGGAAAGGCTGGCCGATAGTCATGGGAGACCTGAAACTACCCGCGATCGACTACGGCGCGCTGGCGCCCATGTTGATCCTGTTCGGGGTCGCCTGCCTCGGGGTCGTGCTCGAGGTGATCATCCCGCGTAGGCACCGCAACGTGGTCCAGCTGACCGTCGCGCTGCTCGGCGTGGTGGCCGCGCTGACCGTTCTGGTGATCAACCGGAACACCCGGATCGTCACCATCGGCGGGGCCATCGCCATCGACGGTCCGACGATCTTCCTGCAGGGCGCGATCCTGGTGCTCGGCGCGGTCTCGCTGTTCCTGATCGGCGAGCGGCAGGTGGAGGCGGGCGGTGCGTTCGTCGCCCAGGCGGCCGTGGTGGTCGGCTCCGACAAGGACAACCGGCAGGTCACCGGCCAGCCCGGTCTCACCGAGGTGTACCCGCTCACCGCGTTCGCGCTCGGCGGCATGCTGATGTTCGTGGCCGCCAACGACCTGCTCACCATGTTCGTGGCGCTGGAGGTCTTCTCGCTGCCGCTCTACCTGATGTGCGCGCTGGCCCGCCGCCGGCGCCTGCTCAGCCAGGAGGCCGCGCTCAAGTACTTCCTGCTCGGGTCGTACGCCTCGGCGTTCTTCCTGTTCGGCGTCGCGCTGCTGTACGGCTTCGCCGGCGGCGTGCAGCTCAGCGCCGTGCACGACGCGGTCGCCAACCCGCAGCGCAGTCAGCTGCTGCTCTACGGCGGCCTCGGCCTGGTGGCGATCGGCCTGCTCTTCAAGAGCGCGCTGGCCCCGTTCCACGTCTGGACCCCGGACGTCTACCAGGGCGCGCCCACCCCGATCACCGCGTTCATGGCGGCCTGCACCAAGGTCGCCGCGTTCGGGGCCCTGCTCCGGGTGCTCTACGTGGCGTTCGAGGGGGTGCGCTGGGACTTCCAGCCGGTGCTCGGCACTGTCGCGGCGCTCACCATGTTCGTCGGCGCGATCCTGGCGGTCACCCAGACCGACATGAAGCGGCTGCTGGCCTACTCGTCGATCGCCAACGCCGGTTACCTGATGGTCGGTGTCCTGGCGCTCAACCCGGACGGCCTGAGCAGCACGATGTTCTACCTGGTCGCCTACGGCTTCTCGGTGCTGGCCGCGTTCGCCATCGTGAGCCTGGTGCGCGACTCGGACGGCGAGGCCACCCACCTGTCCCGGTGGGCCGGGATCGGCCGGAAGAGCCCGCTGCTCGCCGGCATCTTCACCTTCATCCTGCTCGCCTTCGCCGGCATCCCGCTGACCAGCGGCTTCACCGCCAAGTTCGCGGTCTTCGGGGCGGCCATCGACGGCGGGCAGACCTGGCTGGTCATCTTCGGCGTGATCACCAGCATGCTGATCGCCTTCCCGTACCTGCGGGTGGTCGTGCTGATGTGGCTCTCCGAGCCGGGGGAGACCACGCCCGCGGTGTCCATCCCGGGCTTCCTCACCTCAGCCGCGCTGGGTATCGGGGTGATCGTCACGGTGGCACTCGGCGTGGTGCCGGCCCCGCTGATCGACCTGACCCGGGAGGCGTCGCAGTTCGTCCGATGATCCGATCCTGATCAGCGGCTCCGGCGTGATCGCCGGAGCCGCTGTCGTTTATCGATCAGCCGACGGCGGTCCACTGGAGAACGCCACCCGGGCGGCCGGGATGCCCGGCTGGCGGCGCTGCTCGTCGCGGACCGGCGACGCGCGGCCGCACAGCCCCGGAGCGGGCTGCGCTGCCCGGTGCCGGGAACTTCGGCGGACGAGATCCACCCGGAGCCGTCCGGCGATCTGAGGTGGTTCAACGGCCCCCGTCTCCACTCCGCGGGACGCATCCGATGCGGAACTGCCAAATGGCTGAGAGGTGCGCTGCCTCGGCGACGGCGGAAAGTCGCATATTCCGTACCCAAAAGCCGCGATCCCCACCTGAGCGGGCCCGGCGGCGTCGCAATGTCGGTTTTTTGATCTTGTGGCGCACACCCCTGGGACTGAAACGAGTGGACCGGTATGGCATCGTGGGACCGTGGTGAGCACCGGTGATCTGACGTTGTCGTCGCTGGGCCTCGACGTCGATCCCGCACTGGACGCGTCGGTGTCGGCGACGCTGGTGGCCGTTGAGGAAGCGCTGCGGGTGCATGTCGCCAGCGCCGACCCGCTGGTGGCCGAGGCCGCGCGGCATCTCGCCGACGCCGGGGGCAAGCGGCTGCGGCCGATCCTGGTGGCGCTGAGCGCGCAGTTCGGCGACCCGGCCCGCCCCGAGCTCGTCGACGCGGCGAACGTGGTGGAGCTGACCCACCTCGCGACGCTCTACCACGACGACGTGATGGACGAGGCGCCGGTTCGCCGCGGCACCCCGAGCGCCAACACCCGCTGGGGCAACTCGGTGGCCATCCTGGTCGGTGACTACCTCTTCGCCCAGGCCGCCGAGCTGGCCGCCAAGCTCGGCACCGAGGCGGTGCACCTGCAGGCGCAGACCTTCTCCCGCCTGGTGCACGGCCAGATCGCCGAGACCGTCGGCCCGCGCGACCGCGACCCCATCGAGCACTACCTCCAGGTCATCGCGGACAAGACCGGTTCGCTGATCGCCACCGCGGCCCGGTTCGGCGGCCTGTTCTCCGGCGCGTCCGCCGAGGTGACCGAGGCGCTGGCCGGTTACGGCGAGAAGATCGGCCTGGTCTTCCAGCTCTCCGACGACCTGCTGGACATCGCCTCCGAGTCGGTGCAGTCCGGCAAGACACCCGGTACCGATCTGCGCGAGGGCGTGCCGACGCTGCCGGTGCTCTACGCGCTGGCCAGCGACGACGCGGACCCGGCTGCGGTGCGGCTGCGCGAGCTGCTGTCCGCGGGGCCGATCACCGATGACGCGCTGCACGCCGAGGCGCTCACGCTGCTGCGTGAGTCGGCGGCGATGAAACAGGCGCGGGAGACGGTCCGGGGGTATGCGGAGGAGGCGCGGGCCCGGCTGGCGCCGCTGCCCGACGGCGACGCGAAGCGGGCGATGGAAGCCCTCTGCGACTACATCGCCGACCGCACGAATTAACAATCGATCCCACGCAGGCCGGTTTCCTGTCGCCTCCCAGCCGTGTCGCGCCGGGTTCTGTCGCGCCCGGGTCCTGTCGCGCCGGGTTCTGTCGCGCCCGGGTTTTTGTCGCGCCTGACCCCTTCGCGCCTGAGTTTTGTCGCGCCTGAGTTCTGTCGCGCCTGAGTTCTGTCGCGCCTGAGTTTTGTCGTGGGCCGGTTTGCCTTCGCGGAGCGGGCCACTGTCGCGGGGTGGGTTGCTGTCGCCGGACACCTCCAAGATCAAGTTCAAATTCCTGAGATCGATGACTCGGATCCGCGCTGATCACTGATCGTCGCTCCCGCCAGGGACCCTTCCGGGCCGGGCAGGACGCTGGCGCGTCCAAAACGCCCGACCCTCCAGGGCGACGTCCGCGGCTGGCCACGACCGCCAACCCCAACCCCACTCCGGCACCACCTCGGCTGGCACCCACGGTGGTGTCCGGGGTCGGGATACCACCGTCACGACCAGCCCGTGGCCGGCGAGTCCTGCCGGCTGGTGCTCAGGGTGGTGTCCCGCGCCCGGATGCCACCGTCACGACCAGCCGAATCCCGCCGGCTGGTGCTCAGGGTGGTGTCCGGGGTCTGGAGAGCACCGTGACGGCCAGCCGTGACTGGCGGGACTGATCGGCTGGTGCTGAGGGTGGTGTCCGGGGTCGGGATGCCACCGTGACGGCCAGCCCGTGGTCGGCGAGTCCTGCCGGCTGGTGCTCAGGGTGGTGTCCCGGGTCTGGAGAGCACCGTGACGGCCAGCCGTGACCGGCGAGAACGATCGGCTGGCGCTCACGGTGGTGTCGTGGGGCCGGAGAGCACCGCTACGGCCAGCCGTGACTGACGGGACTGATGGGCTGGCGCTCAGGGGCGTCTCCCGGGGCCGGGCACCACCGTGACGACCAGCCGGCGGGGTTGGGGGTTTGGGCGGACTGCCGGTAGGGGTGGTTTGGCCCGGATGCGGCCTCGCGGTCGTGAGGTGGGGGCGGCCTGGCGTCGAGGCACGGGACGGGGTTGTGCGGTTGGGGCGGGGGTTGGGCGTACCGGAAGAGGGTTTAGCGGGTCTGAGGGCCGGCGTGGGTCTTGCTGGGGCTGGGCCTTGGGTGGGAAATGGCCGAAGGGTCAATCGGGCGGCCGGAGAGACCGGTGTCGAAACAGAAATGGTCGTGGCCGGCTCGCGAACTCGGCCGGTGTGGCGTTTTGCCTGTTCGGCGTGGAGTTTTGGGGCTGATTCGGGGGAGATGGCGGCGGACGCAGACTAAGCCAATTCGGGCACGTTCGGACACGCGCCGTCCCATTGATCACACCCGCTGTGCAAATCGACCGTGATCCACATGGTTTTGGCATTCCGTCCACGGATGATTCTTCATATGGTGTAAGTCCCTGGCCTCGGAGGTAGCTGTGCGTGACCCCCTAGCGGAGCCGTCAGATCTCATCCGGAGCGTGTCGCGTGCCCTGCGTGTCCTGGAGTCGGTCGGCCGGGCTCCGCGCGGGCTCACGGTGAAACAAATCGCCCGGCGCTGTGAGCTGACCGTCGCGACGACCTATCACCTCGTGCGCACGCTGGCCTATGAGGGCTACGTGATCAGGCGCGAGGACGGCACCTACATCGTGGGCCTGGAGATCGCGGACCGATACCGCGAACTCGTCTCGGCCTTCCGCGGCCCGCCCGCTGTCGGCGACGCGCTCCGCCGTGCCGCGCTCGACACCGGATACAGCCACTACCTGGGCCGGTTCGTCGGTGGCCGGATCGCTGTCACGGCGTCCGCCGAGGGCGCCCGATCGCCGTTCCTGGACGACATCGCGCCCGGGTTCGACGAGGGCGGTCACGCCACCGCGCTGGGCAAGGCGCTGCTCGCCACGCTCACCCCCGATCAGCGGGGGAGATATCTGCGGGACTACGGCATGCGGGCGTTCACGCCGACCACGCTGACCACGCCCGAGGCGCTCGAGGCCGACCTGGCGGCCGGGGAGCGGCGCGGGATGCAGATCGAGATGGGACAGTTCCGGCAGGGGCTGGCCTCGGCGGCGGTGGTGGTGGTCGCCGACCGGGACATGGAGCGGCGGCTGGTGCTCGCCTGCTCGATGCCGGCCGCGGAGATGCTCACCTCGGCCCGGGTGGTGCGCGCCAAGCTGACCGCCGCCGCGCGGAACGTCGCGGAGGCGTTGTCCGGAGGCGAGTCCGCCACGGCCTGATCCGGCTGCCGCAAAACTTTGTGTTTTCGCAGCCCCGGGACTGTTGTGTGACTGAATCGCTACAGCTTGAGGTGCGGTTTTAATGGATATTTGAACCTCCACGCCGGTTACCGCGTACCAGAGTGCGGATGACGGAATGCCGGGCTGGAGGCGGACAGATGCGCTGTGAGGACGGGCACGACGACGCCGCGTACGTCCTCGGTGCGCTGTCACCGGCGGAGCGCGCGGCCTACGAACAGCACCTGGCGACCTGCTCGTTCTGCCGGGAGGCGGTGGCCGATCTGTCCCGGGTGCCGGACATGCTGGACCGGCTCGACGCCGACGAGTTCGTGCGCCTGCTGGATCCGTCGCTGTCCGCGCCGGCCCCGAATCGCTCCTACCAGCCGGTCCCGCCACGGCGGACCTTTTCGGTACGCGCGCTCAGCAGCGTGGCGGCGCTGGTGCTGGTCGTGCTGCTCGGCGGTGGCGCCGGCTGGTGGCTGTTGAACCGGCCGGAGCCGGGGAGCGCGGCGAGCGGGCCGGCGATCGCGATGACCGCCGTGGACGCGCAGTCGCCGATCTCCGCGAACATCCGGCTGACCGGCACGTCGGGCGGGACCAGGGTGGAGATGGTCTGCCGGTACGCGGAGAGCGCGAAGCCGTACACGTTCTGGCTGGTCGCCCACGGGCCCGATGACCAGAGTGAGCAGTTGGGGTCCTGGATGGCGCATCCCGGGGCGGAGTTCCGGATGCAGGCCAGCACGCACTTCCCGGTGGAGAGTCTGGACCGGCTGGATCTGGTCCGCTTCGACGGCAAGGTCATGCTGACCTACCGGCCTCGCTGACCTCTCAGGCGGTTGCGGTTCGCTGGGCGGTCTCGGTGCCGGCCCGGAGCCGGGCGGCCGCGCGGGCGCTGCGGATGCCGTCCCCGGTGAAGATGACCAGGGCGATCCAGACCAGGCCGAACCCGGCCAGCCGGGCCGCCGGCATCGGCTCGTGGTAGATCAGCACGCCGCAGGCGAGCTGCAGGATCGGCGCGACGTACTGCAGGATGCCGAGGCCGACCAGCGGGACCCGGTTCGCCGCGGCGGCGAAGAGCAGCAACGGTACGGCGGTGGCCACGCCGGCGAACAGCATCAGCGCGGTGTGCCCCGCCGAGACGTGCCCGAACTCGGCTCCGCCGGCAAGGTTGAGCCAGGTCAGGTAGCCGAGCGCGGGCAGCGCCAGAACCGCCGACTCGACGAACATCCCCTCGGCCGGCGGCAACGACATCCGCTTCTTGATCAAGCTGTAGGAGCCGAACGAGGCGGCCAGCACCAACGCGATGTACGGCAGCCGGCCGTAGTCGACGGCGAGGACGGCGACCGCCACCCCGCCGATGCCGACCGCCAGCCACTGCCAGATCCGCAGTCGCTCGCGTTGCACTGTCACGCCGAGCAGGACCACGACCAGCGGGGTGATGAAGTAGCCGAGCGCGGTCTCGACGACCCGCGAGGAGTTCACCCCGTAGATGTAGGTCGCCCAGTTCACCCCGATCAGCACGGCCGCGGCGGTGATGCCGCCGAGCAGGCGCGGGGTGCGCAGCACGCGACCCAGGAAGCTCCAGTTGCGCATCGCGGTGAGCAGCAGGGCGACGAAGGCGGCCGACCAGATGACTCGGTGGGCCAGAATCTCCAGCGGGGGCGACGGCTGCAGCAGCTTGAAGTAGATCGGGAAGAAACCCCAGATCACGTACGCCGTGAAGCCGTACAGATAACCGCGCCGCTCGTCGCTCATGCCCTCACCGTAAGGTCGGGGTGCGGCTCTGGTCCTTGCGTATATCCCAGCTCACAGGGCCAATCGCGCCGCGCTGGCCTGCCCTGGTTCCGGTCGGCGCGGGTTTCTCGCGGCGCTGACACCGCTGTCCGGCACGGGCCGGCCGCTCGGGTTTCCGTTCGCGCACGTGATCGCGGGGCGCCGTCCGGCGCCCCGCGATGGTCACGGCTGGTGGCGTGGCGGGATCAGTCGTCGCCGTCCGGGACCAGCATGTTCAGCACCCAGCTGACGATGCCGACCAGCAGTGCGCCGAGGACCGCGGCCACGAAGCCGTCGACGTGGAAGCCCAGGTCGAGCTTGCCCGCGATCCAGCTGGTCAGCAAGAACAGCAGACCGTTCACCAGGAGCGCGACCAGGCCGAGGGTGAAGACGTAGAGCCCGCAGCCGACCGTCTTGATGATCGGCCGAAGGATCGCGTTCACCAGACCGAAGATCGCCGCGACCGCGAGGAGCGTGCCGGCCTTACCGGTCGTGCTGTCCGCGGAAAGCTGGATCCCGTCGATGACCAGGGTCGCGATCCACAGCGAGATGGCCGTGATCACGAGCCGGATGATGATGCCCATGGCAGGGGATCGTGCCACGGCCGTGCCAGCGACGGGTACAACACTCCGCGATCTTCATCCACCCGTCGCCCGAAGATTCCGGCATATCGAGTCCTATCGCTCATCTTCCGGACGGTCCAAGCCGCCGAACAGCACCTTCTCGACGGGGGTCGGTGCCAGCAGTGCCCAGCGCACGGCCGGCGGACTCAGCACGCCGAGCATGCCGGGGCGCATCCGGCCCAGCAGCCGCGTGGTGTCACCGAGGTCGAGCACCTCGCCGATCAGTTCCGCCTCGGCCTCCCGAAGCGGCTGCACCAACAGCAGATCCGCCCGGCTGATCGCGCCCGCGTCGCCCGGCCCGATGGTCTCTCGCACGGTCAGCGTCGCCGTCCACGGTCCGCCCTCGAACCGCCTCTGCGCCTGGTGGTCCAGCTGGTCACCCTGCTCATCCGGCCCGCCGCCGTGCGGTCCGCCGCTGTCCTGACCCGGACCGGCGAGGTCGTGCGGCCGGCTGGGCCCCAGATCGGATCTGTCGGTGCCGGCCTCGGGCGCCTTCGGCGGGTCCGGGTCGCCGGGTCTGTGTGGCCTGGCTGAGCCCACCGGGGTCACTCCTGGTGCGGGCCCTGTGGCTGGTCCGGCGCCGGATGTCTGCCCTGGTGCCGCTGCCCCCACGATGGATGAGGGATCGGTCGGCGGTGCCGGGTCGAGGACGGTCAGGACGGGATGCAGTGTGGAGCCGGGTGGCGGTGCGGCCGGATGGTCGAACGGCACGATGCCGATGGCGTCGCCGGGCACGGAGGCGCCGCGGGCGAAGGCGGTCCAGTCCGGCGGGCGGTGGGTGCGGACCAGCACCCGGGCGCCGATCGCCATCGCGCGGAACGCCGTCAGCTGGGCGCTGCGGAGGCTTCCGACCAGCAGGATCCGCGTGTGCACCGGACGGAACACCCGGACCAGCACCGGATGGCCCTGCCGGGTGCGGCCGATCGCGAGTCCGGACCAGCCGGTCGGCACGGCCAGCCGCCCGAATGCTCCGGTCACCGGGGAGCCCCTCGACGTCCACTGCCGGCCGGGCGGTGGCTCGGGGCCGGCGAGAGCGAGCGGCAGCGTGGTGCCGAGGCCGGGCAGGTGGTCGCCGTCCCGCCGGTGGAGCCGGATCTGGCCCCGGGCGGTCAGCTCGCGGAGGGCGGCTGTCGCCGCGTCGAGGGTGGCCGGGTCGGGTGCGGCCAGCCGCACGGCCAGCGTGACGGGTAAGGGGTCGCGCGGTGGCCGGTCACCCGCCGCGGAACTGTGCGGCGGCCGGTCGAGTTCCGGCGGCTCGTGGCGTCGTCCGGCCGGTCCGATGGAGTCATGGGGTGGCCCGGTGCGTGCGACCTGCGGTTCCTCGATGAGCCCGAACGGGTCGTGAGGTGGTTGGCCTCGGCGGGCGGAGGCGTGTGAACGGGCGCGCTTCGGCGGGGTCCGTCGTCGCCGGGCGGGGCTCGGCGGGGTGGGTGACTCCTGGGCGGGCACGTCGGCGGTGAGGGTCACGGTGGTCGCCGTGGCCGGGAGCAGGAGCAGCCGGGCCAGCAGCTCGGCGGAGAGGCCGGCACCGCCCGGCGCGTGGCCGTGGAACGTCACCTGGGACAGGGCGCCGGTCCGGAGCGCCGTCCACTCCTCGTGGATCGGGGCGGCTGGGTCGGCGTACGAAAGGTCGAAGAAGAGACGGGCGGCCTCGGGCCGGTCGAGGGGTTGCGCCGTCAGGCGCTTGGCCAGTTTGCGAACCTGACTTGTCAGGACTCGGCGCAGCTCGCTGTCGGACCAGTCGGCCGCCCGCGAGACGTGGACGGCGAGCACCGCCCGGGCGTGCCCGAGCACCCGCCCCTCGGTGAGCATCCGGTAGGAGCCGGCCACCGGGCCGGTCCCAGCCGCGGCGGTGGGCGCCGGCACTCCGGTGAGCAGCAGCTGAAGACGGCCGGGCGGCCGGTCGCGACCGTCGGTGGGCAGCAGCTCCCAGGGCGCGGGCAGATCCGGTCTGACCTCGGCGAGCAGGGTGGCTGGGTCGCCCAGGTCGAGCAGCATGGTGAGGCCGCGGGCATCGGTCAGCACGGCAGCCGGACCACCGGGAAGGTCCGTCGACGTCACCCGGGTGCCGGGAGCGGTGAGACCGAGAGCGGTGGCGGCCGTCCGGAGGGGAGCACCCGGCGGTGGCCCGGTCGAGGCCGGGTGGTGGGCAGCGAAGAGCCGGGCGGCGGCTCGGCGGCGAGCCCTGAGCCGCAGCACGGCGGCCATCCAGGCGAAGGCCCAGCGGTCGCGGACGCGCAGCCAGGTCAGCGCCAGGGTGAGGGCGGCGCACGCGATGGCGGCGAGCAGGGTGAAGCCGCCCGCGACGACGCCGGCCAGAACCAGGCCGGCGGCTGTCTGGGTGGCGATCACCTGGTGCAGGCCCAGCTGATAGGTCCGTCGGGCGGGCCTCGTGGGCCCGTCGGCGGATCGCCGCGGTGGTGTCAGGTCCGTCGTCACGCCACCTCCCCGATCACGTCTTACATCGATCATCGTGCGCGGCCATGGTAGGCCGGAAGCCGGATCTGCCGGGCCGGTTGTCCACAGGCGAGAGTTGTCCACAGGTTCGACATCGGGGGTTTCGCCGCCTGCCGCCGATCCCCTAGCGTCGAAGTCCGGAGCGCGATCGGCCCGTCACTCTTGAGTGTCGATGCCTGGTCACGCCGGTAAACCTGATGACACATGTCGATACTCGGACGACCGCGGCGACATGTCCACACCGGAATGGGGTGACCTCGGGATGGCGCAGACGCAGGCCGAATCGGCGGTGATGGCGAGTACCGCCGCCAAGTTCGATCAGGTCAACGGCGCGTTGCAGCTGATGCTGAGCACGCTGATGTCCGAGCTGTCGGAGCTCGGCGGATCCTGGCGAGGGCTCGGCGCGACCGCGTTCGAGCAGGTCAAGACGCAATATGCGGCGGACCTGCAGAGCCTCAACAACGCGCTCGCCGAGACCGCCGAGTCGATCCGGGCGTCCGGGGCGGGCTACCACGCCACCGATGCGGACGCTGCCACCCGTGTCGCCCGCACGGGCGGCAGGTTCACCCTGCCGCTCTGAGTACCGCCGATCCGACCCCTGCCGCTCTGACTCTCTCGGAGGATTTTCGTGAACGACGGAGTTCTGCTCGTCAACT
This window of the Actinoplanes oblitus genome carries:
- a CDS encoding NADH-quinone oxidoreductase subunit M, translating into MSADFPFLSVLTLLPLVGAIAVACIPRAKAELAKLVALIWSLVVLALSIVMWVAYTVDSTDRFQFHEKYAWIPSWNANFTFAADGIALVMLMLIAVLFPVVILASWHDVDQSRRSAPTYFALLLAFEFTMIGVFAAADVFLFYVFFEIMLIPMYFIIGSFGSGQKQYAAVKFFLYSLVGGLFMLAAVIGLWVVGGHTFDFAALVEAGKSIDQNTARWLFLGFFVAFAIKAPFFPFHTWLPDSGGAAPAGAAALLVGVMDKVGTFGIIRYCLPLFPEASRWFAPAALVLAVIGIIYAALLAVGQNDLKRLVSYTSIAHFGFIGIGIFAFTTQGGTGSVLYMVNHGLATGLLFIVVGMFVARRGSALVSDFGGAGKLVPVLAGVFFFAGLASLALPGTAPFVSEFLVLIGTFSTHQPYAVIATAGIILAAAYVLWMIQRTTQGTLNPALDEVPAMKQDLSLREKFVVAPLIVLLLVLGFYPKPVTDVINPAVQATLQDVGKQDPAPTVADGKAGR
- the nuoN gene encoding NADH-quinone oxidoreductase subunit NuoN, whose amino-acid sequence is MGDLKLPAIDYGALAPMLILFGVACLGVVLEVIIPRRHRNVVQLTVALLGVVAALTVLVINRNTRIVTIGGAIAIDGPTIFLQGAILVLGAVSLFLIGERQVEAGGAFVAQAAVVVGSDKDNRQVTGQPGLTEVYPLTAFALGGMLMFVAANDLLTMFVALEVFSLPLYLMCALARRRRLLSQEAALKYFLLGSYASAFFLFGVALLYGFAGGVQLSAVHDAVANPQRSQLLLYGGLGLVAIGLLFKSALAPFHVWTPDVYQGAPTPITAFMAACTKVAAFGALLRVLYVAFEGVRWDFQPVLGTVAALTMFVGAILAVTQTDMKRLLAYSSIANAGYLMVGVLALNPDGLSSTMFYLVAYGFSVLAAFAIVSLVRDSDGEATHLSRWAGIGRKSPLLAGIFTFILLAFAGIPLTSGFTAKFAVFGAAIDGGQTWLVIFGVITSMLIAFPYLRVVVLMWLSEPGETTPAVSIPGFLTSAALGIGVIVTVALGVVPAPLIDLTREASQFVR
- a CDS encoding polyprenyl synthetase family protein: MSTGDLTLSSLGLDVDPALDASVSATLVAVEEALRVHVASADPLVAEAARHLADAGGKRLRPILVALSAQFGDPARPELVDAANVVELTHLATLYHDDVMDEAPVRRGTPSANTRWGNSVAILVGDYLFAQAAELAAKLGTEAVHLQAQTFSRLVHGQIAETVGPRDRDPIEHYLQVIADKTGSLIATAARFGGLFSGASAEVTEALAGYGEKIGLVFQLSDDLLDIASESVQSGKTPGTDLREGVPTLPVLYALASDDADPAAVRLRELLSAGPITDDALHAEALTLLRESAAMKQARETVRGYAEEARARLAPLPDGDAKRAMEALCDYIADRTN
- a CDS encoding IclR family transcriptional regulator; amino-acid sequence: MRDPLAEPSDLIRSVSRALRVLESVGRAPRGLTVKQIARRCELTVATTYHLVRTLAYEGYVIRREDGTYIVGLEIADRYRELVSAFRGPPAVGDALRRAALDTGYSHYLGRFVGGRIAVTASAEGARSPFLDDIAPGFDEGGHATALGKALLATLTPDQRGRYLRDYGMRAFTPTTLTTPEALEADLAAGERRGMQIEMGQFRQGLASAAVVVVADRDMERRLVLACSMPAAEMLTSARVVRAKLTAAARNVAEALSGGESATA
- a CDS encoding anti-sigma factor family protein; translation: MRCEDGHDDAAYVLGALSPAERAAYEQHLATCSFCREAVADLSRVPDMLDRLDADEFVRLLDPSLSAPAPNRSYQPVPPRRTFSVRALSSVAALVLVVLLGGGAGWWLLNRPEPGSAASGPAIAMTAVDAQSPISANIRLTGTSGGTRVEMVCRYAESAKPYTFWLVAHGPDDQSEQLGSWMAHPGAEFRMQASTHFPVESLDRLDLVRFDGKVMLTYRPR
- the rarD gene encoding EamA family transporter RarD, with protein sequence MSDERRGYLYGFTAYVIWGFFPIYFKLLQPSPPLEILAHRVIWSAAFVALLLTAMRNWSFLGRVLRTPRLLGGITAAAVLIGVNWATYIYGVNSSRVVETALGYFITPLVVVLLGVTVQRERLRIWQWLAVGIGGVAVAVLAVDYGRLPYIALVLAASFGSYSLIKKRMSLPPAEGMFVESAVLALPALGYLTWLNLAGGAEFGHVSAGHTALMLFAGVATAVPLLLFAAAANRVPLVGLGILQYVAPILQLACGVLIYHEPMPAARLAGFGLVWIALVIFTGDGIRSARAAARLRAGTETAQRTATA
- a CDS encoding phage holin family protein: MGIIIRLVITAISLWIATLVIDGIQLSADSTTGKAGTLLAVAAIFGLVNAILRPIIKTVGCGLYVFTLGLVALLVNGLLFLLTSWIAGKLDLGFHVDGFVAAVLGALLVGIVSWVLNMLVPDGDD
- a CDS encoding WXG100 family type VII secretion target, encoding MAQTQAESAVMASTAAKFDQVNGALQLMLSTLMSELSELGGSWRGLGATAFEQVKTQYAADLQSLNNALAETAESIRASGAGYHATDADAATRVARTGGRFTLPL